A single region of the Acidobacteriota bacterium genome encodes:
- the ruvA gene encoding Holliday junction branch migration protein RuvA has protein sequence MIARLTGLLAQKSAGRVIVDVRGVGYEVHIPFSTYYELGSESDAVTLQIYTHAKGDQLSLYGFSTVREKELFTRLIQVSGIGPRLGIAILSGMPVDEFLEAVAAQDLARLYAVPGVGKKTAGRIVLEMRDRLQGLAPPVETAGISGVPAQLRQDVVSALVNLGYPKKVAERAVTRVLKQESPDRFEDLLKSTLRKISR, from the coding sequence ATGATCGCCCGCCTTACAGGCCTCCTCGCGCAGAAGTCGGCCGGCCGCGTCATCGTGGACGTTCGGGGGGTCGGATACGAAGTTCACATCCCCTTCTCGACCTACTATGAGCTGGGTTCCGAGTCGGACGCTGTCACCCTCCAAATCTACACTCACGCGAAAGGGGATCAGCTCAGTCTCTATGGATTCTCCACTGTCAGAGAGAAGGAGCTTTTCACACGCCTCATCCAGGTATCGGGCATCGGTCCTCGACTGGGAATCGCCATCCTGTCGGGAATGCCGGTCGACGAGTTTCTGGAGGCCGTCGCGGCCCAGGACCTGGCCCGGCTCTACGCCGTCCCCGGCGTGGGCAAGAAGACGGCGGGACGGATCGTCCTGGAGATGCGCGACCGGTTGCAGGGGTTGGCGCCGCCAGTGGAGACGGCCGGCATTTCGGGGGTTCCGGCACAGTTGCGGCAGGACGTCGTCTCCGCCCTGGTCAACTTGGGCTATCCCAAGAAGGTCGCGGAGAGGGCCGTCACCCGGGTGCTCAAGCAGGAGAGTCCGGATCGCTTCGAGGATCTGCTCAAGAGCACTTTGCGCAAGATCTCCAGGTAA
- the ruvB gene encoding Holliday junction branch migration DNA helicase RuvB encodes MNPRHQEEEVLYETDLRPRRLRDFVGQNQVKEGLSVGIEAARRRGEALDHILIFGPPGLGKTTLAHVITHELEVNFRSTSGPAIEKRGDLAAILTNLEDKDVLFIDEIHRLHPAIEEILYPAMEDFQIDIIIGEGPGARSIKIDIPRFTLVGATTRTGLITSPLRGRFGIIQRLDFYDVESLVSIIRRSAGILGVEIDQKGAAEVARRSRGTPRIANRLLKRVRDYAQVRANGKISRDIACRGLELMNVDRFGFDEIDRKLMDTIIERFDGGPVGLSTLSAAISEEKGAIEDIYEPYLIQIGFIARTPRGRVATPLAYSHLGLEAAASQKSLFR; translated from the coding sequence ATGAATCCCCGGCATCAGGAGGAAGAGGTCCTCTACGAGACCGACCTCCGTCCTCGCCGGCTGCGCGACTTTGTCGGTCAGAACCAGGTGAAGGAGGGGCTCTCCGTCGGCATCGAAGCCGCCCGCCGCCGCGGGGAGGCCCTGGACCACATTCTGATCTTCGGACCTCCCGGGCTGGGAAAGACGACTCTGGCCCACGTCATCACCCATGAACTCGAAGTCAACTTTCGCTCCACCTCCGGGCCCGCCATCGAGAAGCGAGGAGACCTGGCCGCCATTCTTACCAACCTGGAGGACAAGGACGTTCTCTTCATCGACGAGATCCACCGGCTCCACCCCGCTATCGAGGAGATCCTCTACCCGGCCATGGAGGACTTCCAGATCGACATCATCATCGGCGAAGGCCCGGGCGCCCGCTCCATCAAGATCGACATACCCCGGTTCACGCTGGTGGGTGCCACGACCCGCACCGGACTGATCACTTCCCCGCTCCGGGGAAGGTTCGGAATCATACAGCGCCTCGATTTCTACGACGTCGAGAGCCTGGTCTCCATCATCCGCCGGTCCGCGGGAATTCTGGGCGTGGAGATCGACCAGAAGGGAGCGGCCGAGGTGGCGCGAAGGAGCCGGGGCACGCCACGTATCGCCAACCGCCTGCTCAAGCGGGTCCGCGACTACGCCCAGGTGCGGGCCAACGGAAAGATCTCCCGGGACATCGCCTGCCGGGGTCTGGAACTCATGAACGTGGACCGGTTCGGATTCGACGAGATCGATCGCAAGCTCATGGACACCATCATCGAGCGATTCGACGGCGGCCCCGTCGGCCTGAGCACTCTCTCCGCCGCCATCAGCGAGGAGAAGGGCGCCATCGAGGACATCTACGAGCCTTACCTGATTCAGATCGGCTTCATTGCCCGCACTCCCCGGGGCCGCGTGGCCACTCCCCTGGCCTATTCCCACCTGGGCCTCGAAGCGGCGGCTTCCCAGAAAAGCCTGTTCCGCTGA
- a CDS encoding MoxR family ATPase translates to MSNGAGIASLTERFKALQYSVERVIKGKSDVVELAVVTLLARGHMLVEDVPGVGKTTLAHALARSVDCRFQRIQFTSDLLPSDLTGISVFNQVHRDFEFRPGPLFANVVLADEVNRTTPRTQSALLEAMSEARITVDNHTHLLPQPFMVIATQNPIEHHGTYPLPESQLDRFLMRISMGYPSESHEKEILRSMGGYDSLDLDPVISTEDLLRGQEEVQEVRFEETLLQYLMELVRATRECELLALGVSTRGAMFLYRASQALAYFQGRSFCIPDDVKRLAVPVFSHRVLVSPRHASPLEKTREAESIIADLVDQVEVPV, encoded by the coding sequence GTGTCGAACGGTGCCGGAATCGCCAGTCTGACGGAGAGATTCAAGGCCCTCCAGTACTCGGTGGAACGGGTCATCAAGGGCAAATCCGACGTGGTGGAACTGGCCGTGGTGACCCTGCTGGCACGGGGGCACATGCTGGTGGAGGACGTCCCCGGCGTCGGCAAGACCACCTTGGCCCATGCTCTGGCGCGCTCCGTCGACTGCCGCTTCCAGCGCATCCAGTTCACCAGCGACCTGCTTCCCTCCGACCTGACCGGGATCTCGGTCTTCAACCAGGTGCACAGGGACTTCGAGTTCCGGCCCGGCCCCCTGTTTGCCAACGTGGTGCTGGCCGATGAAGTCAACCGCACCACCCCCAGGACCCAGAGCGCCCTGCTCGAGGCCATGAGCGAGGCGAGGATCACGGTGGACAACCACACCCACCTGCTGCCGCAGCCCTTCATGGTGATCGCCACCCAGAACCCCATCGAACACCACGGAACGTACCCGCTGCCCGAGTCCCAGTTGGACCGGTTTCTCATGCGCATCTCCATGGGCTATCCCAGCGAGTCTCACGAAAAGGAGATTCTGCGCTCTATGGGAGGGTATGACTCCCTTGATCTCGATCCGGTCATCAGCACCGAGGATCTCCTGAGGGGCCAGGAAGAGGTTCAGGAAGTGAGGTTCGAGGAGACGCTCCTGCAGTACCTCATGGAACTGGTGAGGGCGACCCGGGAATGCGAGCTCCTGGCCCTGGGAGTGAGCACGAGGGGAGCCATGTTCCTGTATCGGGCGTCCCAAGCGCTGGCCTATTTCCAGGGTAGATCCTTCTGCATTCCGGACGACGTCAAACGCTTGGCGGTGCCCGTATTTTCCCACCGCGTCCTGGTCAGTCCCAGACATGCCTCGCCTCTGGAAAAGACCCGGGAAGCCGAATCGATCATTGCGGATCTCGTGGACCAGGTCGAGGTCCCGGTCTGA
- a CDS encoding DUF58 domain-containing protein produces the protein MIRRLTLKWARGEIVWPLILLVSAAMLAGLSATARWSGQGHAAAFLALVSLIFASLAAVTLAPYVLSRYRKDLRERIPTLSITHRGAFFLLLVTVLGFSSMNSGNNLLVLLLSLLLAALLVSGLLSALVLYGLKVSISVPETIRAHDTATCFVTLHNLKRWIPSFALKLRGRQKRDKDPEPATDFFTREKAFPYIGVGSDLKLTLKCLFRRRGSYPVDGFEIGTKFPFGLFHRKRMLRTQGSILVYPALMNLRTLFFIYPELAGAEALNLRGHGDSLYGIRRYQSGDSARLVDWKSTARLDQLMVRDFVAENQNLIDLTFHPELNDLSPRSLEQFEKGVSCVAALGDHYWRMSQKFRFTCGETLVLVDGRRNGYERFMECLALVQPVSRRPATLQNRPARNGIEVAAGHRWVSPGSVAIDYLRI, from the coding sequence ATGATTCGGCGGCTTACGCTGAAATGGGCCCGGGGAGAAATCGTCTGGCCGCTGATTCTACTGGTGTCCGCGGCGATGCTGGCCGGCCTGAGCGCCACGGCGCGCTGGTCCGGTCAGGGCCATGCCGCGGCATTTCTCGCCCTGGTGTCGCTGATCTTCGCGTCCCTGGCCGCCGTGACGCTGGCGCCTTACGTGTTGTCCCGTTACCGGAAGGATCTGAGGGAGAGGATTCCCACGCTTTCCATCACTCATCGAGGGGCCTTCTTCCTCCTGTTGGTGACCGTGTTGGGATTCTCGTCCATGAACTCGGGCAACAACCTGCTGGTTCTCCTGCTCTCTCTCCTGCTGGCCGCGCTGCTGGTTTCGGGACTGCTTTCCGCGTTGGTCCTGTACGGCTTGAAGGTGAGCATCAGCGTGCCGGAGACAATCCGGGCCCACGACACCGCCACCTGCTTCGTCACTCTGCATAACCTGAAGCGCTGGATCCCGTCCTTCGCGCTGAAGCTGAGAGGCCGTCAAAAACGGGACAAGGATCCCGAACCGGCGACGGATTTCTTCACCCGGGAGAAGGCCTTTCCCTACATCGGCGTCGGTTCCGACCTGAAACTGACCCTGAAGTGCCTGTTCCGCCGGCGCGGCTCCTATCCGGTCGATGGCTTCGAGATCGGCACCAAGTTCCCCTTCGGCCTCTTTCATCGCAAGAGAATGCTGCGAACCCAGGGCTCCATCCTGGTCTACCCCGCGCTGATGAACCTGCGGACCCTGTTCTTCATCTATCCCGAGCTGGCTGGGGCGGAGGCCCTGAACCTGAGAGGCCACGGCGACAGCCTCTACGGGATCCGAAGGTACCAGAGCGGCGACAGCGCCCGGCTGGTGGACTGGAAGTCGACCGCCAGGTTGGATCAGCTCATGGTCCGGGACTTCGTCGCCGAGAATCAGAACCTGATCGATCTGACGTTTCATCCCGAACTGAACGATCTCTCTCCCCGCAGCCTGGAACAGTTCGAAAAAGGGGTCTCTTGCGTGGCGGCCCTGGGAGACCATTATTGGCGAATGAGCCAGAAGTTCCGATTCACTTGCGGAGAGACTCTGGTTCTCGTCGACGGCCGCAGGAACGGCTATGAACGGTTCATGGAGTGCCTGGCGCTGGTCCAGCCGGTGAGCCGCCGCCCGGCGACCCTCCAGAATAGGCCGGCGCGAAACGGCATCGAGGTTGCCGCGGGACATCGGTGGGTTTCGCCGGGTTCCGTGGCCATAGACTACTTGCGGATTTGA
- a CDS encoding DUF3488 and transglutaminase-like domain-containing protein: MRFKTVLHLTSYGLQVTGVSTLYSSGEIGGGTLLGYLACLGATRFLPRIRLDGAVQGIVFGILLALFVVDAAIFSPFVPATAHLLMLVSLVRLCSARTQRDYLLLLFISFAFVLIASTATISVVFPVWVLVFLFLAVLVLMLLESKDPYEKNHGLRLALRGHLWTALLITLLLAAVSVPIFVVIPRGTLGALPAKRVSGHLSGFSEKVSLGEMGEILINEEVVLRIKVDKPPHRMPSELKWRGIAFDHYDGKTWSSTRGLRQVARDDRYRGFLVAGRRRQEEFLIRQTIHQEPLTRVLFGLPDIILISGRLHRPYVFQDGNRSFRTTGVGVRTYTVFSDVMTRDEKLSQAPVPVYLQAPGRHYLQLPELDPEVGRLARRITSGITDPIHKAFMVEQFLKDNYQYSLANTSASNRDPLYDFLFDSRAGHCEYFATAQAVLLRTLGIPTRVVNGFKRGDYNRWNGYFMVRHSDAHSWVEAYFPGREWIEFDATPAVSAGASLPGFAALRELLDAIDLAWLDVVTFDHLKQYGLFQTLGDSWKEGWDNSRRRTLAAWSDWAAGVTWQRAGLVAAAVLVSALLLVRTGPRFWRRARTRWAGRRWARGSATSIPGYYLELTRILEARGLVRMRSETPGEFAGRIGGAVKSTVPRRLTEIYYRNRFGGLDPSPSELAEIRVSLDSLRRPGGI, encoded by the coding sequence ATGCGGTTCAAGACGGTCCTGCATCTGACCAGCTACGGACTGCAGGTGACGGGCGTGTCGACACTCTATTCGTCCGGCGAAATCGGCGGCGGGACGCTGCTCGGCTACCTGGCCTGCCTGGGCGCCACTCGATTCCTCCCCCGCATCCGGCTGGACGGCGCCGTTCAAGGCATCGTCTTCGGCATCCTGCTGGCGCTGTTCGTCGTGGACGCCGCGATCTTTTCCCCGTTCGTTCCGGCGACGGCGCATCTGCTCATGCTGGTCAGCCTGGTGAGGCTCTGCAGCGCCCGTACGCAGCGGGATTACCTACTGCTGCTCTTCATCTCCTTCGCCTTCGTCCTGATTGCATCCACGGCCACCATCTCCGTCGTGTTTCCGGTCTGGGTCCTGGTGTTCCTGTTCCTGGCCGTGCTGGTGCTCATGTTGCTGGAGAGCAAGGATCCGTATGAGAAGAATCACGGACTCAGACTCGCGCTTCGCGGGCATCTATGGACCGCCCTTCTCATTACGCTGCTGCTGGCGGCGGTTTCCGTCCCCATCTTCGTGGTCATACCCCGGGGGACCCTGGGAGCGTTGCCGGCGAAGCGCGTTTCAGGCCATCTGAGCGGATTCTCCGAGAAGGTGAGCCTGGGAGAAATGGGAGAGATCCTCATCAACGAGGAGGTGGTGCTGCGTATCAAGGTGGACAAGCCACCGCACCGGATGCCTTCGGAGCTGAAATGGAGGGGCATCGCCTTCGACCACTACGACGGAAAGACGTGGTCCAGCACCCGGGGCCTCAGGCAGGTCGCCCGGGACGATCGCTACCGGGGGTTTCTGGTGGCTGGCCGGCGCCGGCAGGAGGAGTTCCTGATCCGCCAGACCATCCACCAGGAGCCGCTGACCCGGGTGCTGTTCGGGCTTCCCGACATCATTCTCATTTCGGGGCGGCTCCACAGACCGTACGTTTTCCAGGACGGGAACCGTTCCTTCAGAACAACCGGCGTCGGTGTCCGGACCTACACCGTCTTCTCCGACGTGATGACCCGGGACGAAAAACTCTCCCAAGCTCCGGTCCCGGTCTACCTCCAGGCTCCGGGCCGGCACTATCTCCAGCTTCCCGAGTTGGACCCGGAGGTCGGGCGCCTGGCCCGGCGCATCACCTCGGGAATCACCGATCCCATCCACAAAGCCTTCATGGTGGAACAGTTCTTGAAGGACAACTACCAGTACTCGCTCGCGAACACCTCGGCCTCCAACCGCGACCCGCTCTACGATTTCCTGTTCGATTCGCGGGCCGGACACTGCGAGTATTTCGCCACGGCCCAGGCCGTCCTGCTGCGAACGTTGGGCATTCCGACCCGGGTGGTCAATGGATTCAAGCGGGGAGACTACAACCGGTGGAACGGTTACTTCATGGTCCGCCATTCCGATGCCCACAGTTGGGTCGAGGCCTATTTCCCGGGACGGGAGTGGATCGAGTTCGACGCCACCCCGGCAGTCTCCGCCGGCGCCTCCCTGCCGGGTTTTGCCGCTTTGCGAGAGTTGCTGGACGCCATCGATCTGGCGTGGCTGGACGTGGTCACCTTCGACCACCTGAAACAGTACGGCCTGTTCCAGACGCTGGGCGATTCCTGGAAGGAGGGCTGGGACAATTCGCGGCGGCGAACGCTGGCCGCCTGGTCCGACTGGGCCGCGGGAGTCACCTGGCAACGGGCGGGGCTCGTGGCGGCGGCCGTTCTGGTTTCGGCACTGCTCCTGGTTCGGACCGGTCCGCGGTTCTGGCGGCGGGCCCGGACCCGGTGGGCCGGCAGGAGATGGGCCCGAGGTTCCGCCACGTCCATACCCGGCTACTACCTGGAACTGACCCGGATTCTGGAAGCGCGGGGACTCGTCCGGATGAGGTCCGAAACGCCGGGAGAATTCGCAGGGAGAATCGGTGGCGCAGTGAAGAGCACCGTGCCCCGGAGACTGACGGAAATCTACTATAGGAACCGCTTCGGCGGGCTGGATCCCAGTCCTTCCGAACTGGCGGAGATTCGGGTTTCCCTCGATTCGCTGCGGCGGCCAGGCGGAATCTGA
- a CDS encoding phosphatidylglycerophosphatase A produces MRENGRLAHTLATAFGLGYVPYIPGTFASLVTALAVALLHRASGSATLQLGAALLLLLLPVSIWASARVARREARSDPSHVVIDEVVGQVFCLLWVPFSWTFLALGFVAFRAFDILKPYPIKKVEQLRGGMGIVCDDLIAGLYAGLLLRIVYAFTSQS; encoded by the coding sequence ATGCGTGAGAACGGACGGCTTGCCCACACCTTGGCCACCGCGTTCGGTCTCGGGTACGTCCCGTACATTCCGGGGACGTTCGCCTCGCTGGTCACAGCCTTGGCCGTCGCCCTGCTGCACCGGGCTTCCGGCTCGGCAACGCTGCAACTCGGCGCGGCACTGCTGCTGCTGCTGCTACCGGTCAGCATCTGGGCGTCGGCGCGCGTCGCCCGCCGGGAGGCCAGGTCCGACCCCTCCCACGTCGTCATCGACGAGGTGGTGGGACAGGTCTTCTGCCTTCTCTGGGTCCCGTTTTCCTGGACGTTCCTGGCCCTGGGGTTCGTGGCATTTCGCGCCTTTGACATTCTGAAACCCTATCCCATCAAGAAAGTGGAGCAGCTCCGGGGAGGCATGGGAATCGTCTGTGACGACCTGATCGCCGGCCTCTACGCGGGCCTCCTGCTGAGAATCGTCTACGCTTTCACCTCTCAATCGTGA
- a CDS encoding CinA family protein, with amino-acid sequence MRSAAGAPNRIQDEPLASVVGRLLKRRGKTLATAESCTGGYLGKLLTDVPGSSDFYQGGIISYSNALKIRHLKVSPEVLDRWGAVSDPVACQMAREVRNWSGADLGLSVTGIAGPSGGSPEKPVGLVYLGLSDSAGTRARKLLLEGDRDGVRTNTCRIALDWIRRHLT; translated from the coding sequence ATGAGATCAGCGGCAGGAGCACCGAATCGCATTCAGGACGAGCCCCTCGCGTCGGTGGTGGGACGCTTGCTGAAACGGCGGGGAAAGACCCTGGCGACCGCCGAGTCGTGTACGGGCGGCTACCTGGGCAAGCTCTTGACGGACGTTCCGGGCAGCTCCGATTTCTACCAGGGCGGAATCATCAGCTACAGCAACGCTCTCAAGATTCGGCATCTCAAGGTGAGTCCGGAGGTCCTGGATCGATGGGGCGCGGTCAGCGATCCGGTCGCCTGTCAGATGGCCCGGGAGGTCCGGAACTGGAGCGGCGCCGATCTGGGCCTCTCGGTGACCGGCATCGCAGGCCCCTCCGGGGGAAGTCCCGAAAAGCCGGTGGGCCTGGTCTATCTGGGCCTTTCCGATTCCGCCGGGACCCGGGCCCGCAAACTCTTGCTGGAGGGCGACCGCGACGGGGTCCGGACGAACACATGCCGGATCGCCCTGGACTGGATCCGAAGGCACCTGACGTGA
- the thpR gene encoding RNA 2',3'-cyclic phosphodiesterase yields the protein MPDRPGLDPKAPDVIRAFIAIDVPPEVKNHLSSVTAALGSLGLDARPAPVSSIHLTLRFLGNVEESRVPGIGDAIRRCAQRVPSFALELRNLGAFPSRKRPRIVWAGVAGDGGLERLHRLLELELQKLGFDRERKNFRPHLTLLRLKSSRNLKRLSSYLETEGQETGTVSFSVRRIHLYESRLSSRGARHEKLVTAELAGSPKIPAPSMRPPS from the coding sequence ATGCCGGATCGCCCTGGACTGGATCCGAAGGCACCTGACGTGATCCGCGCCTTCATCGCCATCGACGTTCCGCCGGAAGTCAAGAACCACTTGAGCTCCGTCACGGCCGCGCTCGGCTCCTTGGGTCTGGACGCCCGGCCGGCCCCGGTTTCGTCCATTCACCTGACCCTTCGTTTCCTGGGCAACGTCGAGGAGAGCCGCGTCCCCGGAATTGGAGACGCGATTCGCCGTTGCGCGCAACGGGTGCCGTCCTTTGCTCTTGAGCTCCGGAACCTGGGCGCTTTCCCCAGCCGGAAACGGCCTCGTATCGTCTGGGCCGGTGTCGCCGGAGACGGAGGCCTGGAACGTCTGCACCGGCTCCTGGAACTCGAGTTGCAAAAGCTTGGATTCGACCGCGAGAGAAAGAATTTCAGGCCCCACCTGACACTGCTCCGCCTGAAATCCTCCCGCAATTTGAAACGGCTTTCGAGTTACCTCGAGACGGAAGGGCAGGAGACGGGAACGGTCTCATTCAGTGTCCGTAGGATCCACCTTTACGAGAGCCGGCTGTCCAGCCGGGGAGCAAGGCACGAGAAGCTGGTGACCGCCGAACTGGCCGGCAGCCCGAAGATCCCGGCACCCTCAATGAGGCCCCCATCGTGA
- a CDS encoding class I SAM-dependent methyltransferase, whose translation MRALLATLPKRPVRLALDLGCGPGFTTRLLMDVVRPRRAVGVDISRSYVRSSRTRFPDLEFLEHDVTRIPFPVRNPDFIMARLVLTHLPDPQGILEKWADELALRGLVAIAEVETIKTEHPVFSTYLSVVERLIADSGGELYLGPFLHGAANPTDLRRLSSEVYRLPVSTGAAASMFLMNLTAWRTDRFVVANYEAGFLDRLARRLERLRRLTSMDRIEWGVRHLVYERAG comes from the coding sequence ATGCGAGCGCTTCTGGCAACGCTCCCGAAGAGACCGGTTCGGCTTGCCCTCGATCTTGGATGTGGACCCGGATTTACGACCCGGTTGCTCATGGATGTGGTCCGGCCGCGGAGAGCTGTGGGAGTGGATATCTCCCGAAGTTACGTGCGATCGTCCCGGACCAGGTTTCCGGATCTCGAGTTCCTGGAGCACGACGTGACCCGGATTCCGTTCCCCGTCAGGAACCCGGATTTCATCATGGCCCGGCTGGTCTTGACTCATCTCCCGGATCCCCAGGGCATTCTGGAAAAGTGGGCGGATGAGTTGGCTCTCCGGGGTTTGGTTGCCATCGCCGAAGTGGAGACCATCAAGACCGAGCATCCCGTATTTTCAACCTATCTGTCCGTAGTGGAGCGGTTGATCGCGGACAGTGGCGGGGAGCTCTATCTGGGACCGTTTCTGCACGGCGCTGCCAATCCCACGGATCTGCGGCGGTTGTCGAGCGAGGTCTACCGGCTGCCGGTATCCACGGGAGCAGCCGCAAGCATGTTTTTAATGAATTTGACCGCTTGGAGGACCGACCGGTTTGTTGTTGCCAACTACGAAGCGGGTTTTCTGGATCGCCTCGCCCGTCGACTCGAACGGCTCCGGCGTTTGACCTCCATGGACAGGATCGAATGGGGCGTGCGCCACCTGGTGTACGAGCGAGCCGGCTGA
- a CDS encoding Trm112 family protein produces the protein MAINPELLEILACPACKAEVFLTADGNGLRCGACFLVFPIRDDIPVMLIDEAVTEPPEGPSETDQAGG, from the coding sequence ATGGCCATCAACCCGGAGCTGCTGGAGATTCTGGCCTGCCCGGCCTGCAAGGCCGAGGTGTTCCTGACTGCAGACGGCAACGGATTGAGGTGCGGCGCCTGTTTCCTGGTCTTTCCCATCCGCGACGATATCCCGGTGATGCTCATCGACGAGGCCGTCACTGAGCCGCCGGAAGGTCCGTCCGAGACCGATCAAGCCGGGGGATGA
- a CDS encoding glycosyltransferase family 9 protein, whose protein sequence is MTRRSRVLLVRLRSLGDAVLMTPALTVLKRNPGTRVAVLLEAPFHEVLANNTDVDRIIAVPRGRSKLLTRSLAIQAARSFSPDLTVDLHGGTTSALITALSGASVRLGYASSRSSRFYNRTVPDSRQIWGKDSIHTVEHQLSPFKHLGFQVEPMPPLQVPVGAAALEQVRTLLSRRAIETGFLLVHPGAAFDTKQWEPARFAEIAALLEREGHPIVFTAGPGEEPLLEDLRKTAPPSVHFMGPFPLDQFIALASLCRLYLGNDTGTTHIAAALGRPLVVIFGSSDSPVWSPWGTRHRLIRSELPCVPCPGYYCLHYQEPMCIRSITVPRVLEAVRSLLRESG, encoded by the coding sequence ATGACCCGCCGTTCCCGCGTCCTTCTGGTGCGCCTGCGCTCTCTGGGGGATGCGGTCCTCATGACCCCGGCTCTCACGGTCCTCAAACGAAATCCAGGCACTCGCGTGGCTGTGCTCCTGGAGGCGCCGTTTCACGAAGTGCTGGCCAACAACACGGACGTGGACCGGATCATTGCCGTCCCCCGCGGCCGATCCAAGCTCCTGACCCGGAGTCTGGCCATTCAGGCGGCCCGCAGCTTCTCGCCGGACCTGACCGTCGACCTCCACGGCGGGACCACCAGCGCTCTCATCACCGCTCTTTCGGGGGCGTCCGTGCGCCTGGGCTACGCCAGCAGCCGCAGCAGCCGCTTCTACAACCGAACCGTGCCCGATTCGCGGCAGATCTGGGGCAAGGATTCGATCCACACCGTCGAGCACCAACTCTCGCCCTTCAAACATCTCGGATTCCAGGTCGAGCCCATGCCGCCGCTCCAGGTTCCGGTCGGAGCCGCGGCCCTGGAGCAGGTTCGGACGCTCCTGTCCCGGCGCGCCATCGAGACCGGTTTCCTCCTGGTTCACCCGGGCGCCGCCTTCGACACCAAGCAATGGGAACCGGCAAGGTTTGCGGAAATCGCGGCGCTTCTGGAGCGTGAGGGACACCCCATCGTCTTCACGGCGGGCCCGGGAGAGGAGCCGCTCCTGGAGGATCTCAGGAAGACCGCTCCGCCCTCGGTTCATTTCATGGGGCCGTTTCCGCTGGACCAGTTCATCGCCCTGGCTTCGCTGTGCCGCCTCTATTTGGGGAACGACACGGGCACGACCCATATCGCCGCGGCCCTGGGCAGGCCCCTGGTGGTCATCTTCGGTTCTTCAGACTCTCCGGTCTGGTCTCCCTGGGGGACCCGCCACCGCTTGATTCGATCAGAACTCCCGTGCGTTCCCTGCCCGGGCTATTACTGCCTGCACTACCAGGAGCCCATGTGCATCCGGTCCATCACCGTCCCCCGCGTGCTGGAGGCGGTGCGGTCGCTGCTTCGTGAATCCGGCTGA
- a CDS encoding cobalamin B12-binding domain-containing protein codes for MSHRRLRILIAKPGLDGHDRGAKIVARALRDSGMEVIYTGLRQTPEQIVQAAIQEDVDAIGLSILSGAHEHLFKRIMQLLADQDALDILVFGGGIIPDEDIPGLKELGVAEIFQPGSSTREIIGFLKQAV; via the coding sequence ATGAGCCACCGAAGACTCAGGATTCTCATCGCCAAGCCGGGCCTCGACGGGCACGACCGGGGCGCCAAGATCGTGGCCCGCGCTCTTCGCGACTCCGGAATGGAGGTCATCTACACCGGGTTGCGCCAGACTCCCGAGCAGATCGTGCAGGCAGCCATCCAGGAAGACGTGGACGCCATCGGACTTTCCATCCTTTCCGGTGCCCACGAGCACCTCTTCAAGCGGATCATGCAACTTCTGGCCGACCAGGATGCCTTGGACATCCTGGTCTTCGGAGGCGGCATCATCCCGGACGAAGACATTCCCGGCCTCAAGGAACTGGGCGTCGCCGAGATCTTTCAACCGGGATCCTCTACCCGGGAAATCATCGGGTTTCTGAAACAAGCCGTCTGA